One genomic window of Arachis hypogaea cultivar Tifrunner chromosome 8, arahy.Tifrunner.gnm2.J5K5, whole genome shotgun sequence includes the following:
- the LOC140174730 gene encoding B3 domain-containing transcription factor VAL3-like, with protein sequence MTPMFKKILSATDTKVKSGRLVIPTKGARAYLPELEDKQRCILLEILDTKGNIWKLSYRFWENNRGRIYVLGGLKAYITIWKWQVGDQVTFYRIEPENKYLIVTEKELPVSEKKLPASSS encoded by the exons ATGACTCCTATGTTCAAGAAAATTCTAAGTGCAACTGATACTAAAGTCAAGAGTGGACGTCTTGTGATTCCAACCAAAGGCGCAAGG GCTTATCTTCCAGAACTTGAGGATAAGCAACGATGCATTCTCCTTGAAATTCTTGACACCAAAGGGAATATTTGGAAGTTAAGCTACCGTTTTTGGGAGAACAACAGAGGGAGGATCTATGTTCTTGGAGGCCTTAAAGCTTATATTACTATTTGGAAATGGCAAGTTGGTGACCAAG TCACATTTTATCGAATTGAAccagaaaataaatatcttattGTAACTGAAAAAGAGCTTCCAGTATCTGAAAAGAAACTTCCAGCATCGTCGTCTTAA